Part of the Planococcus plakortidis genome is shown below.
CGCAGATGGGGATGGTATTCCAGAATCCGGACAATCAATTTGTCGGGGCGACGGTGCAGGATGATGTGGCGTTCGCTTTAGAGAACAACGGCGTTCCCCACGAAGAAATGGTCGTTCGTGTCCGGGAATCCTTACAGCAAGTGAAGATGGCGGATTATCTTGACCACGAACCGCATCACCTGTCCGGCGGGCAAAAGCAGCGTGTGGCGATTGCCGGGGCACTTGCTTTGCGGCCGCGCCTGCTCATTTTGGATGAAGCGACTTCGATGCTCGATCCGCAAGGGCGACGGGAAGTCATCGAGACGATCCGTGAGTTGCGTGAAGCAACAGGCCTCACTGTGCTGTCGATCACCCATGACCTCGAGGAAGCGGCGCTCGCTGACCGTGTATTGGTGATGAGTGCCGGGCAGAAACAAATGGAAGGTACGCCCGATGAGGTGTTTTCCGCTGGTGAAGAGCTGACGGAGATGGGGCTGGACTTGCCGTTTGCAATGCGGATGGCCGGTTTACTGAAACAAGCCGGTGTGCCGATGACCGGTGAATCTATGACAGAACATGAGCTGGTGGAGGAATTATGGACATATTACTCAAGCAAGTAGGATACAGCTACGCCAAAGATACCCCTTTTGAAAAACGGGCATTAACGGACGTGACCCTGCACATACCGTCCGGCTCTTACACAGCGATCATCGGGCATACAGGTTCGGGGAAATCGACCGTACTCCAGCATTTGAATGCCTTATTGCAGCCGACTGAAGGCAGTGTGCTGATCGGCGAACGGAAAATCGAGGCAGGGACGAAAGCGAAAAACTTGCGCGATGTGCGGAAAAAAGTCGGCATCGTCTTCCAGTTTCCGGAACAACAGCTATTTGATGAAACGGTCCTGAAAGATATCATGTTCGGCCCGCTGAACTTCGGCGTGCCGGAAGAAGAAGCACGCAGACGGGCCATTGCTTTGGTCGATCAGCTCGGGCTTCCGGATAACGTGCTCGAGAAATCGCCGTTTGACTTATCCGGCGGACAGATGCGCCGCGTCGCCATTGCAGGAGTCTTGGCGATGGAGCCGGATGTACTCGTGCTGGATGAACCTACGGCCGGGCTCGACCCGCGCGGACGCCGGGAAATCATGGACTTGTTTTATCGGCTCCATCAAGAAAAGGGCTTAACGACTGTACTTGTGACACATAGCATGGAAGATGCGGCGCGGTATGCGGATACAGTGGCGATCATGCACAGCGGAAAATGCGTCGCGACCGGAGAGGTGCGTGAAGTCTTTGCCAATGAAGAACAGCTCGGCGATTACCGGCTGGAGCCGCCGCGCACCGTGCGCATGCAGCGGGAGTTTGAAGAAAAAACCGGCTTAACGCTCGATGAACTTGCGCTGACCGAAGAAGCGCTTGCGCAATCCATTGCGCAAGCACTCCAGGAAGGGCGTGAGCC
Proteins encoded:
- a CDS encoding energy-coupling factor ABC transporter ATP-binding protein, with translation MKGSILSFEQVTFTYVPEDESIKPAVSDLSFSIGEGEWVALVGHNGSGKSTIAKLMNGLLFPQQGTVKAMGLTMSEESLWDIRSQMGMVFQNPDNQFVGATVQDDVAFALENNGVPHEEMVVRVRESLQQVKMADYLDHEPHHLSGGQKQRVAIAGALALRPRLLILDEATSMLDPQGRREVIETIRELREATGLTVLSITHDLEEAALADRVLVMSAGQKQMEGTPDEVFSAGEELTEMGLDLPFAMRMAGLLKQAGVPMTGESMTEHELVEELWTYYSSK
- a CDS encoding energy-coupling factor ABC transporter ATP-binding protein, encoding MDILLKQVGYSYAKDTPFEKRALTDVTLHIPSGSYTAIIGHTGSGKSTVLQHLNALLQPTEGSVLIGERKIEAGTKAKNLRDVRKKVGIVFQFPEQQLFDETVLKDIMFGPLNFGVPEEEARRRAIALVDQLGLPDNVLEKSPFDLSGGQMRRVAIAGVLAMEPDVLVLDEPTAGLDPRGRREIMDLFYRLHQEKGLTTVLVTHSMEDAARYADTVAIMHSGKCVATGEVREVFANEEQLGDYRLEPPRTVRMQREFEEKTGLTLDELALTEEALAQSIAQALQEGREPK